One window of the Thermocladium sp. ECH_B genome contains the following:
- a CDS encoding methionine--tRNA ligase produces MRDPNGNEVRRKWIVASAWPYIYSIPHLGNMVGSVLSADVFARYLRLRGDDVLFVSGSDEHGTPIEVEAIKQGIEPKQLTDKMHELIKGLFREWEISFDNYTRTESETHKEFVRGFFMKVYNNGYVITKDEEMPYCPRDKIYLPDRFIIGKCPFCGYDKARGDQCENCGRLLEPKSLIEPRCAICGTKPEWRITKHWYLDLRRLEDKVRDYVINNNNLTPNAKQMSLSLLREGLRPRAITRDNRWGIPAPFPGAEGKTIYVWFEAVLGYISAVIEYFNGGEKWRDYWMNPETRVIFFIGKDNIPFHVILFPALLMATQEPYVLPWSTSSTEYLLYEGMKXSKSQGIGIWIDEAIKLLPVDYWRFFLVMTRPENRDSNFSWSQFAEVINSILNDVVGNFIHRVLTLAAKQGFADEPMEDEVVEKALKLLDDSAKHYEGVELRDALLSAVEVARLGNKYLNDLQPWKMRGDESRRALANALLMVKSLGVALYPVMPSKMGELWSMLGVDANTIKWSIIHDSLSNLHINNVHPLFNKLSDKDLKAIIDKLSQIRREGNQFKQ; encoded by the coding sequence GTGCGGGACCCTAATGGAAATGAGGTAAGGCGTAAATGGATAGTGGCATCGGCGTGGCCCTACATATATAGCATTCCACACCTTGGAAATATGGTTGGCTCCGTTCTATCCGCCGATGTCTTCGCTAGGTACCTCAGGTTAAGGGGCGATGATGTCCTATTCGTGAGCGGCAGCGATGAGCATGGAACGCCAATAGAGGTGGAGGCGATAAAGCAGGGAATAGAGCCGAAGCAATTAACCGATAAAATGCATGAATTAATAAAGGGATTATTCAGGGAGTGGGAGATAAGTTTTGATAATTATACTAGGACCGAGAGCGAGACGCATAAGGAGTTCGTGAGGGGATTCTTCATGAAGGTCTATAATAATGGCTATGTCATAACAAAGGATGAGGAGATGCCGTATTGCCCCAGGGATAAGATATATTTGCCGGATAGATTCATAATAGGTAAGTGCCCCTTCTGCGGCTACGATAAGGCCAGGGGGGATCAATGCGAGAATTGCGGGCGGCTGCTCGAGCCAAAATCATTAATAGAGCCCAGGTGCGCCATATGCGGCACTAAGCCCGAGTGGCGCATCACTAAGCACTGGTACCTGGATTTAAGGAGGCTTGAGGATAAGGTCAGGGATTACGTAATTAATAATAATAATTTGACGCCCAACGCCAAGCAAATGAGCCTATCCCTCCTTAGGGAGGGGTTACGGCCGCGCGCCATAACTAGGGATAATAGGTGGGGCATACCGGCCCCCTTCCCTGGAGCAGAGGGAAAAACCATATATGTTTGGTTTGAGGCGGTGCTTGGATACATATCCGCCGTCATAGAGTACTTCAATGGAGGAGAAAAGTGGAGGGATTACTGGATGAATCCGGAGACCAGGGTTATCTTCTTCATCGGTAAGGACAATATACCGTTCCACGTAATACTATTCCCCGCGCTTCTAATGGCCACTCAAGAGCCTTACGTGTTGCCTTGGTCGACATCCTCCACGGAGTACTTGCTGTATGAGGGCATGAAGTNCTCCAAGAGCCAAGGAATAGGCATATGGATAGATGAGGCAATAAAATTGCTGCCCGTCGATTATTGGAGGTTCTTCCTTGTGATGACTAGGCCCGAGAACAGGGACTCCAACTTCTCCTGGAGCCAATTCGCGGAGGTAATTAACTCAATACTAAATGATGTAGTGGGCAACTTCATACATAGGGTATTGACCTTGGCCGCTAAGCAGGGATTCGCGGATGAGCCCATGGAGGATGAGGTTGTCGAGAAGGCATTGAAATTATTGGATGATAGCGCTAAGCATTATGAAGGCGTGGAGCTGCGGGATGCATTATTATCGGCCGTTGAGGTGGCTAGGCTGGGCAATAAGTACCTGAATGATTTGCAGCCCTGGAAAATGAGGGGGGACGAGTCTAGAAGAGCGTTGGCTAATGCCTTGCTCATGGTTAAGTCCCTGGGCGTGGCTCTCTACCCAGTGATGCCGAGCAAGATGGGAGAGCTATGGTCAATGCTTGGGGTGGACGCCAACACCATTAAATGGAGCATCATTCACGATTCATTGAGTAATCTGCACATAAATAACGTGCATCCCCTCTTCAATAAGCTGAGCGATAAGGACTTGAAGGCCATTATCGATAAATTAAGCCAGATTAGGAGGGAAGGAAATCAATTTAAGCAGTGA
- a CDS encoding NAD(+) synthetase (catalyzes the formation of nicotinamide adenine dinucleotide (NAD) from nicotinic acid adenine dinucleotide (NAAD) using either ammonia or glutamine as the amide donor and ATP; ammonia-utilizing enzymes include the ones from Bacillus and Escherichia coli while glutamine-utilizing enzymes include the Mycobacterial one; forms homodimers), whose translation MEINIEKLLNIDYGYASQRIASFISSYIRDAGAKGAVIGLSGGVDSSVTAALLVKALGASNVIGVIMPYTTTPQVDIDDAKRLAESLGIQYYYVPINDIRNSLAKSIPIFSESETVTNGNILPRIRMTILYYFANRFNMMVAGTGDKSEILIGYFTKYGDGGSDLLPIGDLYKGQVRRLGIFLGIPEDIAMKPSSPRLWEGQTAEGELGVSYDDVDVILHALVDLRLSPEEAAEATGKPISTVMRIWRRVINTEHKRRLPPIPRIGLRTVGIDWRMPLNKDG comes from the coding sequence ATGGAGATAAACATAGAGAAATTATTGAATATAGATTATGGATATGCATCCCAGAGAATCGCCAGCTTCATCTCATCCTATATAAGGGATGCGGGGGCCAAGGGGGCGGTAATAGGATTAAGCGGAGGAGTTGATTCAAGCGTCACAGCCGCGCTCCTGGTGAAGGCGCTGGGAGCCAGCAATGTCATTGGCGTGATAATGCCATACACAACGACTCCGCAAGTGGATATAGATGATGCGAAGAGGCTGGCCGAGTCCCTGGGCATTCAGTACTACTATGTTCCAATAAATGACATCCGCAATTCGCTGGCTAAATCAATACCCATCTTCTCCGAGTCGGAGACAGTGACTAACGGCAATATATTGCCCAGGATCCGAATGACTATCCTTTACTACTTCGCCAATAGATTCAACATGATGGTGGCGGGGACAGGGGACAAGAGCGAGATACTGATTGGGTACTTCACTAAGTACGGCGATGGGGGAAGCGACTTGCTTCCCATAGGCGATTTATATAAGGGGCAAGTGAGGCGGTTAGGCATTTTCCTGGGGATACCGGAGGACATAGCTATGAAGCCCTCCAGTCCCAGGCTATGGGAGGGGCAAACCGCGGAGGGAGAGCTCGGCGTGAGCTATGATGATGTGGATGTGATCCTACATGCATTGGTCGACCTAAGGTTATCGCCTGAAGAAGCCGCCGAGGCCACAGGTAAACCCATCTCGACGGTGATGAGGATCTGGAGGAGAGTAATCAATACGGAGCATAAGCGTAGGTTACCGCCGATACCCAGAATTGGGCTTAGGACCGTGGGGATAGATTGGCGCATGCCGCTAAATAAGGATGGTTAA